One Methylosarcina fibrata AML-C10 DNA segment encodes these proteins:
- the ftsH gene encoding ATP-dependent zinc metalloprotease FtsH, translating to MIDKNPGVRNSESSERPERRSSRPRYLVWFLLILLFSWYWYGIEQTRPPLNLSYTEFKARVRADQVAEATLRGDQVSGVLREDSSKKHTAAEERQPPPRFITTLPPIDDPELIPLLEKHGVNVSAESEQARWWQQALIGLIPWLFILAFLWYSPRRMQENMTGGEGPGGLFGFGKSRAKRFRSGESRITFDDAAGLENAKRDMREITGYLKDPARYRKLGAYIPKGILLMGPPGTGKTLMAKAMAGEAGVPFFSISGSEFIEMFVGVGASRVRDLFESAKKEAPAVIFIDEIDSVGRARGAGLGGGHDEREQTLNQILGEMDGFDPHEAVVVLAATNRPDVLDAALLRPGRFDRKITLDLPDKKARLQILKIHSKAVPLTSDVDMERLAALTAGFAGADLENLVNEAALMAGREYKEQVDMALLLNARDKVVLGGKRELAIGDREKRLIAYHEAGHAVAASLLPHADPLDKVTVIPRGRALGATEQVPEEERHNLSESYLRDRIGVMLGGRVSEKLIFGEFSSGAENDLKEATRLARQMVSHWGMSDKLGPLAFHRGEEHVFLGREIAQPRDFSEYTARIIDGEIGALLRGIEKEIADLLRDYRPQLDALAEALLENETLEAAEIRAIIESKPAVAYRKAVQG from the coding sequence ATGATCGACAAGAATCCGGGAGTCCGGAATTCAGAATCCTCCGAAAGGCCGGAGCGACGCTCTTCCCGACCCCGTTATTTGGTGTGGTTTTTATTGATATTGCTGTTCTCCTGGTACTGGTACGGCATTGAGCAAACCCGGCCGCCGCTGAACCTTTCGTATACCGAATTCAAGGCCAGGGTGCGGGCCGATCAAGTGGCTGAAGCGACTTTGCGGGGCGACCAGGTCTCCGGCGTTTTGCGGGAAGATTCTTCGAAGAAACATACCGCCGCCGAAGAACGACAGCCCCCGCCTCGTTTTATCACCACACTGCCTCCGATCGACGATCCCGAGCTGATTCCCTTGCTGGAAAAACACGGAGTGAACGTCAGCGCCGAGTCGGAACAGGCCCGATGGTGGCAGCAGGCCTTGATCGGTCTGATTCCCTGGTTGTTCATTCTCGCTTTTTTATGGTATTCCCCCCGCCGGATGCAGGAGAACATGACCGGCGGCGAAGGCCCGGGCGGACTCTTCGGCTTCGGTAAATCCAGGGCCAAACGTTTTCGCAGCGGAGAGTCCCGGATTACCTTCGACGACGCGGCCGGGCTGGAAAATGCCAAGCGCGACATGCGCGAGATCACCGGCTATCTGAAAGATCCCGCCCGCTACCGGAAATTGGGTGCGTACATCCCGAAGGGCATTCTGTTGATGGGGCCGCCGGGCACCGGCAAGACCCTGATGGCCAAAGCGATGGCCGGTGAAGCCGGAGTGCCGTTCTTCAGCATCAGCGGCTCCGAATTCATTGAAATGTTCGTCGGGGTGGGCGCCTCGAGGGTGCGGGACCTGTTCGAAAGCGCAAAAAAAGAGGCGCCGGCCGTTATTTTCATCGATGAAATCGACTCGGTAGGCAGAGCGCGCGGTGCCGGCCTGGGCGGCGGCCATGACGAGCGGGAGCAGACCCTGAACCAGATACTGGGCGAAATGGACGGCTTCGATCCGCATGAAGCCGTGGTCGTTCTGGCCGCCACCAACCGTCCCGACGTGCTCGATGCCGCCCTGCTTCGGCCGGGACGCTTCGACCGCAAGATCACGCTGGATTTGCCCGATAAAAAAGCGCGCCTGCAGATTCTGAAAATTCACAGCAAAGCGGTGCCGTTGACGAGCGACGTCGACATGGAACGCTTGGCGGCGCTGACCGCGGGATTCGCCGGAGCGGATCTGGAGAACCTGGTGAACGAAGCGGCGCTGATGGCCGGCCGCGAGTATAAGGAACAGGTCGATATGGCGTTGCTGTTGAACGCACGCGACAAGGTCGTGCTCGGAGGCAAACGCGAACTGGCCATCGGCGACCGGGAAAAAAGACTGATCGCCTATCACGAGGCGGGGCATGCCGTTGCCGCGAGCCTGCTGCCTCACGCCGATCCGCTGGACAAAGTTACCGTCATTCCCCGCGGCCGGGCCCTGGGTGCGACCGAACAGGTTCCGGAAGAGGAGCGGCATAATCTGAGTGAAAGTTATTTGCGCGATCGCATCGGCGTGATGCTGGGCGGCCGCGTATCCGAAAAATTGATTTTTGGAGAATTCAGCTCCGGCGCCGAGAACGATCTCAAGGAAGCGACCCGCCTGGCCCGTCAAATGGTGAGCCATTGGGGCATGAGCGACAAGCTCGGCCCTCTCGCCTTCCATCGCGGCGAAGAACACGTTTTTCTGGGCCGCGAAATAGCCCAGCCCCGGGATTTCAGCGAATACACCGCGCGAATCATCGACGGCGAGATCGGCGCTTTGCTGCGCGGCATTGAAAAGGAAATCGCCGACCTGCTCAGGGACTACCGTCCGCAACTGGACGCTCTCGCCGAGGCGTTGCTGGAAAACGAAACGCTGGAGGCTGCGGAGATTCGGGCCATCATCGAGTCGAAACCCGCCGTCGCGTACAGGAAGGCGGTGCAGGGCTGA
- the zapE gene encoding cell division protein ZapE, whose product MLKKIAQKITSSSSSELLPDLAGMLEQRYRDQVAQRHIQCDPAQIEALRRLQALLDSLLANLSYRSLPAARRLLVKRPPECKSLYIYGDVGRGKSMLMDWFYEACPFSRKRRVHFNTFMLEVHAFIHQCRQRNKTGAIEALADHIRESALLLCFDEFHVTDIADAMILGRLFGQLFERGIVTVMTSNRPPSELYQGGLQREQFLFFIKVLESRADIVELAAKEDFRLGHLRSLKKTYYFPIDRQADLFIKHCFEELTDHSAIEPRILPLLGRTVQLSAAHGDVALSSFEELCVQPLGAADYLLIAGEFSTLIVSDIPKLTTANRNEAKRFVTLIDALYEHKVKLICTAEVDVPELYTEGDGAFEFKRTVSRLMEMQSDHYLKAEHISALKK is encoded by the coding sequence ATGCTGAAAAAAATTGCTCAGAAGATTACCTCGTCTTCCTCGTCCGAATTGTTGCCCGATCTGGCCGGAATGCTGGAACAGCGCTACCGGGATCAGGTGGCGCAGCGGCATATTCAGTGCGATCCGGCTCAAATCGAGGCCTTGCGCCGGTTGCAGGCGCTTTTGGACAGCCTGCTGGCGAATCTGAGCTATCGGAGCCTGCCGGCGGCGCGAAGGTTGCTCGTCAAGCGTCCTCCCGAATGCAAAAGCCTCTACATATACGGCGACGTCGGTCGGGGCAAATCGATGTTGATGGACTGGTTTTACGAAGCCTGTCCTTTCAGTCGGAAGCGGCGAGTTCATTTCAACACCTTCATGCTGGAAGTTCATGCGTTCATCCATCAATGCCGGCAACGGAACAAGACGGGCGCGATCGAGGCACTGGCGGATCATATCAGGGAATCGGCGCTGCTGCTGTGCTTCGATGAATTCCATGTGACCGACATTGCCGATGCGATGATTCTGGGGCGACTGTTCGGCCAGTTGTTCGAACGCGGCATCGTGACCGTGATGACCTCCAACCGTCCCCCGAGCGAATTGTATCAGGGCGGCCTGCAACGAGAGCAGTTCCTTTTTTTCATCAAAGTGCTGGAAAGCCGGGCCGACATTGTCGAACTGGCGGCGAAGGAAGATTTCCGGCTGGGCCATTTGCGGTCTTTGAAAAAGACCTATTATTTCCCGATCGATCGGCAGGCCGACCTCTTCATCAAACACTGCTTCGAGGAATTGACCGATCATTCCGCGATAGAGCCGCGCATCTTGCCGTTGCTGGGCCGGACGGTGCAATTGTCCGCCGCTCACGGAGACGTCGCGCTCAGTTCGTTTGAAGAGCTTTGCGTGCAGCCGCTCGGCGCCGCCGACTATCTGCTGATTGCCGGAGAATTCAGCACGCTGATCGTGTCGGACATCCCGAAACTGACCACGGCCAACCGCAACGAAGCGAAACGCTTCGTCACGCTGATCGATGCGCTCTACGAGCATAAGGTCAAACTGATCTGCACGGCCGAAGTGGATGTTCCCGAGCTCTACACCGAAGGCGACGGGGCTTTCGAATTCAAGCGCACGGTCTCGAGGTTGATGGAAATGCAATCGGACCATTACCTCAAGGCCGAGCACATCAGCGCGTTGAAGAAATAG
- a CDS encoding DUF504 domain-containing protein — protein MQPIQALLSRIRWDADWAKDDFRIGYYDRIEQQVLMVAFKELIFPKNDHFSFELIDEEGRLHAVPYHRVKAVYRNGRLIWHRER, from the coding sequence ATGCAGCCGATACAAGCGTTATTGAGCCGCATTCGTTGGGATGCGGATTGGGCGAAGGACGATTTCAGGATCGGCTATTACGACCGGATCGAACAACAGGTCCTGATGGTCGCTTTCAAGGAGCTGATCTTTCCGAAGAACGATCATTTTTCGTTTGAACTGATCGATGAAGAAGGGCGGCTCCATGCCGTGCCTTACCACCGGGTCAAAGCCGTTTACCGGAACGGCCGGCTGATCTGGCACCGGGAACGCTGA
- a CDS encoding glycoside hydrolase family 15 protein: MPLPIADYALIGNTRTAALVGRDGSIDWLCLPRFDSAACFASLLGTPEHGRWLVAPAGEIKEIKRRYRPGTLILETDFTTVEGQVRLIDCMPLWPGRSDVVRLVQGIKGCVPMRMDLRIRFDYGSIVPWVHSLEGGLAAMAGPDALELRTIVNLHGEDFKTIADFSVIEGQLIPFVLSYFASHEPPPLPIDPFASVNAATVWWESWSKHCTYHGPWLDKVQRSVITLKALTFAPTGGIVAAPTTSLPEQPKGIRNWDYRFCWLRDATFTLYALLSSGFRQEAAAWREWLIRVAAGRPQDLQILYGLAGERRLHETSLGWLPGYQGAAPVRIGNAASEQFQLDVYGEVMDALHLTRIAGLDPEAHAWEIQKVLMDFLESSWQRPDNGIWEVRGGPRHFTHSKMMAWVGVDRAVKAVERFGLDGPVERWRELRGRIHAEVCERGFNPELGSFVQSYDSTRLDASLLMMPLVGFLPPKDERVRGTVEAIERELLQDGLVLRYVTSGEVDGLPPGEGFFLPCSFWLVDNLAMLGRHDEAYRLFERLLLFGNDVGLFSEEYDPRARCLLGNFPQAMTHVALVNSAGHLSSGTDPSRHRRMGSENGYAFP, encoded by the coding sequence ATGCCGTTGCCTATAGCCGATTATGCACTCATCGGCAATACGCGGACGGCTGCTCTGGTGGGGCGCGACGGTTCGATCGACTGGTTGTGTTTGCCCCGTTTCGATTCGGCGGCCTGCTTCGCATCGCTGCTGGGCACTCCGGAGCACGGGCGCTGGCTCGTCGCTCCTGCCGGCGAAATCAAGGAAATCAAGCGCCGTTACCGTCCGGGCACGTTGATTCTGGAAACCGATTTTACCACCGTCGAAGGACAGGTGCGCCTGATCGATTGCATGCCGCTCTGGCCGGGCCGATCGGATGTCGTCCGGTTGGTGCAGGGCATCAAGGGCTGCGTCCCGATGCGCATGGACCTCAGGATCCGTTTCGACTACGGTTCCATCGTGCCGTGGGTTCATTCCCTGGAAGGCGGGCTGGCGGCGATGGCCGGACCGGATGCCTTGGAGCTTCGGACCATCGTCAATCTGCACGGTGAAGATTTCAAGACGATCGCCGACTTTTCGGTTATCGAAGGCCAGTTGATTCCGTTCGTGCTGTCCTACTTCGCCTCGCACGAGCCGCCTCCGCTGCCGATCGATCCTTTTGCTTCGGTCAATGCCGCGACGGTCTGGTGGGAGTCCTGGTCGAAACACTGCACTTATCACGGACCCTGGCTCGATAAGGTGCAGCGTTCGGTGATTACTCTGAAAGCGCTCACTTTTGCGCCCACCGGCGGCATCGTGGCCGCTCCAACGACTTCCCTGCCCGAACAGCCGAAAGGAATACGCAACTGGGATTATCGTTTTTGCTGGCTGCGCGACGCCACTTTTACCCTTTATGCGCTGCTGAGCTCCGGTTTCCGGCAGGAAGCGGCGGCCTGGCGGGAATGGCTGATCCGGGTGGCCGCCGGCCGCCCCCAGGATCTTCAGATCCTTTACGGCCTCGCCGGAGAACGCCGTCTCCATGAGACCTCCCTTGGCTGGCTGCCCGGCTATCAGGGAGCCGCACCGGTGCGCATAGGAAATGCCGCCAGCGAGCAATTCCAGCTTGACGTTTACGGAGAAGTCATGGATGCACTTCACCTGACCCGCATTGCCGGGCTGGATCCCGAGGCGCATGCCTGGGAAATCCAGAAGGTGCTGATGGATTTTCTGGAATCCTCCTGGCAGCGTCCGGACAACGGCATTTGGGAAGTGCGGGGCGGTCCCCGGCACTTCACCCATTCCAAAATGATGGCCTGGGTCGGGGTGGATCGGGCCGTGAAAGCCGTCGAACGTTTCGGTCTGGACGGGCCGGTGGAACGCTGGCGGGAATTGCGCGGGCGCATCCACGCCGAGGTGTGCGAGCGGGGCTTCAATCCGGAGCTGGGCAGTTTCGTGCAGTCCTACGATTCGACGCGATTGGACGCCAGTCTGTTGATGATGCCTCTGGTCGGTTTTCTACCGCCGAAAGACGAGCGGGTGCGGGGGACGGTCGAGGCGATCGAGAGAGAGTTGCTTCAGGATGGATTGGTGCTGCGCTACGTCACCTCGGGCGAGGTGGACGGGCTGCCGCCGGGGGAAGGTTTTTTTCTGCCTTGCTCATTCTGGCTGGTCGACAATCTGGCCATGCTGGGCCGTCATGACGAAGCGTACCGGTTGTTCGAGCGGCTTCTGTTGTTCGGCAACGACGTCGGCCTGTTTTCGGAGGAATACGACCCTCGCGCCCGCTGCCTTCTGGGTAATTTTCCCCAGGCGATGACCCACGTGGCGCTGGTGAACAGCGCCGGCCATTTGTCTTCCGGGACCGATCCGAGCCGTCATCGAAGAATGGGTAGTGAAAATGGCTATGCCTTTCCTTGA
- a CDS encoding GlxA family transcriptional regulator → MTYARTTPLMQHRRIAMVVYPDCEIMDVTGPMDVFCFANYALRLSGRIAETESVYSLSLIAEQSGPIRTASGMRLCADLAYEDIPEDTDTLMVTGAPFTVDSWRDEKLKRWLPGMALKVRRVVSICTGAFVLAECGLLNHRKATTHWLFCEQIASQYRDVQILPDKIFVRDGNVYTSGGVTAGIDLALSLVEEDWGWEVAASVARGMLIFMRRPGGQSQFSSYIFNEAKTRKDFRELQAWIVSHPEEDLSVESLAGRMAMSPRNFSRVFCQEIGLTPAKFVERVRLEAARNLMLRSDHPMESIASQCGFNNSEQMRRSFQRFLNVTPQEYRSNFK, encoded by the coding sequence ATGACCTACGCCAGAACAACGCCTTTAATGCAACATCGCCGCATTGCGATGGTGGTCTATCCCGACTGCGAAATCATGGACGTGACCGGGCCGATGGATGTGTTTTGCTTCGCGAATTACGCCTTGCGCCTGTCAGGGCGGATTGCCGAAACGGAGTCGGTCTATTCGCTGTCGCTGATCGCCGAACAGTCCGGACCGATCAGGACCGCTTCAGGAATGCGGCTCTGCGCCGATCTGGCGTATGAAGACATTCCCGAAGACACCGACACGTTGATGGTGACCGGCGCGCCCTTTACCGTGGACTCCTGGCGCGACGAGAAACTCAAACGGTGGCTGCCGGGCATGGCGCTCAAGGTCAGGCGCGTGGTGTCGATCTGCACCGGTGCGTTCGTATTGGCCGAATGCGGTTTGTTGAACCACCGCAAGGCCACTACCCACTGGCTTTTTTGCGAGCAAATAGCCAGCCAGTATCGGGACGTTCAGATTCTGCCCGACAAAATCTTCGTGCGCGACGGCAATGTCTATACCTCCGGCGGCGTCACCGCCGGCATCGATCTGGCGCTGAGCCTGGTCGAAGAGGACTGGGGCTGGGAAGTGGCGGCCAGCGTGGCCAGGGGCATGCTGATCTTCATGCGCCGTCCGGGCGGGCAGTCCCAATTCAGCAGCTACATCTTCAATGAAGCCAAAACCCGCAAGGATTTCCGCGAATTGCAGGCGTGGATCGTCAGCCATCCGGAAGAGGATCTCAGCGTGGAAAGTCTGGCCGGGCGCATGGCCATGAGCCCCAGGAACTTTTCCCGCGTTTTCTGCCAGGAAATCGGCCTGACGCCGGCCAAGTTCGTCGAACGCGTGCGCCTGGAAGCGGCGCGCAACCTGATGCTGCGCTCCGACCATCCGATGGAAAGCATTGCCAGCCAGTGCGGATTCAACAACTCGGAGCAAATGCGCCGTTCGTTTCAACGGTTTTTAAATGTAACGCCTCAGGAGTATCGATCGAATTTCAAATAG